The DNA sequence AATTTAAGATGAACTCACGGGCAATATACCCCTGGTAAAGTCGGTGGGATAATCATATTCATTGCCACCATGCGTGTTCTTCAATACACTCTGAAGCTCAGTCGAAAACCCAGCAGCCAGTCCCGGGGATAGGAGAGCTGCCGATGCTGCGACAAGGAAGGGCTGGGAAAGAATCATGTTCACCTGCAGACAGCTCTCTTTGGGCTAATTGAAAATatcaagaaaaggtaaataGTATGCAAACAGCTCTCAGAAAATGTATCAGATCATTTATATGAACGGTTTACACTGGTTGTGTTGTTTGTTTAGTTGTCTGATGGGATGGAAATTGAATCAAATGAAGGCCAAGAGGTGGTCCGCAGCCAATCACGACCTCACGTGGCCAAGAACATTTAGTATACCCCAACCCCCAATGGAAGGACTCCAGTTTTACACGAGAATATCGGTAACATTTAAGAATTCATAGTCAGGCGTagactttgatatcatctatTTCCCTCCCCTGTCTTGCAGTCTGAAACAATATATGGTCCTGGCACTACAATTGAGTCACCGTCTACCGagaaaatatagaaaggTGAACTTCTAAACCTTGAcatagaaaaaggaaaaaggaaagaccaaGTAGAGCGATATAATATTGAAGAGACTAGCACTTCTATATACCCAATGGGTGTTCATAAAAAACATGTTTGATTGCAAACGCCACCAAGGTATCATTAAAGATGAACATAAATAAGATCATTGGAAAACAAGCTCAGCTCTGTATAATAACGCGACGACACCGATCCAGCCTGCTAGGAAGAGACAAGAGCTTCAAACAACAGCATATCAGACCTCCCGAACAGATGGAGCCCTGGAACTGTTCTGAGAATCCTGCGTGCTGGCCCTCCGGAGGCTCAGGTTTCCGATTCGTTGAACCAAATTACTGCCAACAGCGTCTACAGCGCCCTTTGGAGCAAGCAGCGTGGGCCCCTGTGCTGCAGCCTCTTGGACCTTGAACAGTTTGACGCCGGTTCCATTCCACACCCCAACAGTACCCGGCGTGGCGCCCGAAGCGGAGCCAACGACCATCTCACTCGAGAAGATGAATCCCCACAGTAAGGATTCATACCAGCCCATAGAAAGAGCTGACCATTCAAAGGAATGTACACGGGTCGGAGGGGGCTCTGAGATGATACTTTGGATCATTGGTTCTTCCGCGAATGAGGGGAGATTGTTGATTAGAGTCCGAGCTTCCGGGCTAGAAGTACTTTGTAAAGCGGACTCAGGGATGTGGGGCATAATGGCTGAAATGATAGTAAGAATAGTATGGAGTGGTAAGTCTGGGAGCCAGGACTCAAGCTAAACATTCTGCCGTCAGTAGGCTGAGCGATGTGCGGGAAACGGAAGATTGCTTACCCAAGCTACAGTTGGTGTGAAACCATTGGGAGCCGTTGGAAAGGCCGCCGACATACTACTCTGACTAGTCATACTATTTTGCCTAGAAAAGGATGGCTGTCCAGCAGGCATTTTGCCCCGTGCTTTTTCGGACATTCCCCGTAGCTGTAGGGGCACGCTTTCATCGACAGCAGATGAAATTGAAGGTCTACGAGAACTCTGAACAGACGGAGACGATTGGGCCGGCGtcttttgctcttctcgcTCGTCGTCTGAATCATCCCCACCAATTGCAAACGGACTGTGTTCTTCGGGAATGCGACCCAACGGCGACCGCGCTCCAGAAGCTGTGTGAGGATCATCTTCCGTCGCCGACAGAACCGGGCTGGAAACAAAATCGTAAGACCCGCCTTCCGACTTCCGTCTCTCACTTTGGCGTTCTATCTCCTGCTGTCCGCTCTCGAGCGTAAATTCTTGAACTGCCTCAAAACGTCTCCTATGTTTAAGAATGGCGTAAACCAGGAATGAATTTCCTGCCGAGGTCAGCGACTTGTTTGGGGAGAAAGGCAGCAAAAGTACTACTTACTGGTGAATTGATGCTCGAGAAGCGCGTTGATGGACTCAAGTactgaggaaagaagggcATGATTCGTCTCGTTAGCTAGTAGGAAGCTGGGGGCAGACATTGACGAGAAGAGCTGCAGAAGTTTGGAGCATGCAGCTGGGGACAGGTTTTCGACGTATGCAGctatgttgttgatgattgcTAGCAGCGCAGGGTAGACAGCCGTTAatttgcctttgcttccGGTGATCAGGGTATGAACGGACTACTTGCGTCAGTTGAACCAGTCAATCtgaagaatagaaaatgacAAACCATGATCAAGTAGTCGGCATAAGATCCCCTGAAACCAGGAATACGAATGCTTTGTGGAAGCGTCTCTTGAGCTTCGAATTTCTTGTTCAGACTCTTTCCAAAATTGGGTTCGACGCTCATTGTCTGTGTAATAAAGATACACATCCTGACCACGCCTTGCTGTGAAGGGTCAGACTTGTATACAATAGCATAGAAGATACAAAGAATGACGAAGTCATGCGAGCGGTTAGAGTCAATGATGAATGATCTAAATCGCTTATTGCATTGTAAAGCTTCCCAGAAgagcatcatcatctcggGTGCCCACTTGACAGTCTTTTGACTACCGGGAAGGTAGGAATTTGTTGCCTGCATCTGGAAACCGTGGCGTAAGCAGAAAGAAACACTCAAAGAAGGTGGTCAAGACCCACTGGCTGATTTAAGATTCTGGTCATGCCATCAACGAGGAATTGAAAGTCCTGCGGCCTATGTAGCCTTCCGAAGTAATGGCGGTAGTAATTCTTTGGTGCAGCTCCGCGCCCATCTTCTGGGATTGGATATAAGAGGAGCACCAAAAGAAACTGCAAGCAATATATAACTAATATTTGCTTAGGATCTTTCCAGACAACATGGTCATAGGGCACCCTCCAGGAAGCAGGGTTATATTTGATGGTCTAGGGGTGTCAGCAAAGTTCTATATGTGGATATCGAAATGAAAGGTTACACGTACTGTGTTCAGTAAGGAACAAAGTAGTGTTAAAACGGCCTGCTTATCAGGGCATGTTGCAATGTACGTAATGGCTTTGACGCCCTGTACTGGCAACAAACCTGCCAGAGGGTTAGCTGAGGCCATCATTGGTACAAATCGACAGCACTTACCTGAAGGCATGTACATTGCCTTTCCCGTTAAGGTAAGTAATAGCCGAATGATCTCACAGCGGTTGTTTTCCAGTTCTTTGTTCGAGCCCATAGATGTGTTGCAACCGACACCGCTCTGCCATATTGAATAGGACACTTTGCTTTTGGTCGTCGGAAGCTTTGGAATGGTGAAGTCTgtgtagaagagaagatccACAAGTGTATCAATTAATTCCTCAGCCAAAGGCTTCACCTCTTCATAATCATTGGGCCCTGGCGACGTTCGTGGTTCCTCAGCTTGCGCCTCATCAAAGAGTATCTCGGCTGCCACTTGTGcttctcttgtcttcttcttccggcgACCCCAAAAGAATTTGTCCTCCCAGTCCTCCAGGTGCTCAGCTTCGTAAACGAAAGGGAGGATACGGGTCAAGATGCGAATACAGTTAAGGGCGTCACGGTCGGGAGCAAGCTCAGGGTCTGGAAACGAGGGATGATTCTTTAATATACTGAGACGAGATGTTACAGAGAGCAATAGCGTTTCAAAGTTGGATAGTGCGTTATCGCGAGTCCGTCGTATGTCGGCGGGGGTGAATAAACTGAAGACATCTTCGGTGGACTCTGGGAGCTCCCAGAACTACAGTATAAAAGTCAGAGATACTAAGGAACCTCCGCACCGGTAAAGGAGATGGGGAAACGAACTCTGGCCCAGTACGGATCGTCGGCAGGAATGTCCTTCTCCTCTGAAAGACGGAAAATTCCCTGCTTGAAGACTAGCTTTGACTCCGAAGCTCCCATTGTGAAGCCACCGCCTGTGTTTCACGGAAATGTCGGCCTCATGCAGTCACGAATTGTGATGATCGAAATTCAGGGTTGAATATGACGCTTTTCAAAAACGGTGCTTTGGAAAATACTCCAATCGGTGAGTGCCGCGTGTGGATGAATGTCAATGGAGGTAGTTGGCATTCTTGGGCCAATGCATAAAGCGGGAACTAGAACTTGGTACTAGACCCGCGGAGACTCCGACATGAACTGGGGAACGTGGGAAAAAGCTGCCTAGTTGCGTATTGTGCGGTCCATGCTTATTTTTATCAGCTAATTTTTATTTCCGAAAATTCCAATGCGTCATACTTATACATTCCTGTTCAATAAGGGAAAACTTCTATAAAAATATAATGCCTAAAATGCACATTGAAAAATCGATCTCTTCAAAAAAGGACACAGTGCTTGCTGAACGCCCTTCAGGACATATGAATATATGATTGTCTCCACCCTAATGCACCGAACACCAACGCAAGTAATTCAAAGACTACCATTGCTCGCTGACAGGCGCCTGCTCCGCTCATAAAGCCACTTGTTGCTCAGACCCAGATTGACACGCTTCCCCCCTACTGGCGACGGAGTCGCAGGACCCATACTCGATCCGAAGCTTGATTCGCGAAAGCTTGATTCACGAAAAGGTGAGCTTCGACCGAGAGGTGATGGAGAGCCAAAACTCGGTCTCCGCccattttctcttcctccatttGAAACAGCCTTGTGGAGCAATGGACTAGTAGAAGGCGAAAACAATGCGCCCGACGATACCCTACGTCCAGAAGCGCTAGCGCTGGTCGACAAAGGCGATGCACTTCTGCTAGCCGGACTTGCTGCCCGCGATCCAGAGAGCCGATATTTGGGTGGAGTAATGTATGTAGATCCCGGCGTCGGCGGTGCTGTGGCGGATGGATCAAGTCCTAAGAGGGCGCGTTGCGTAGGAGTGAGAGGGATATCGGAGAGGTTGTCCTTTGGGCGGATGAGAGGGTATAGAGCCACGAGGATATTGAGGACGAAGATAAGTTGTAACACAAGCAGGGAAAGATCAGGATATGTAGAGTACTGGCTGGACTCTTCGAGTCGAAGAGAACTGTAGCGGAATTGTTAGTCTGCATGTCATAATCAACCTCCCATGTCGCTGCTCACTAGGATTTAAAGGTGTTGCCAAAGATCCAGGTTGCTAGCAGAGCGGCACCATTCCACAGAACTCTTTTGATATTACTATCTCCAAATGTTCCAGCATTCTGTCGCCGGACTATTTCATTCAACTGTGGGTGTCGCCATTTTCCTGGTGTTCGAGACTCGTCTGAAGTAGCTACAGGCGAAGATGCTGCCCTAGGGGTGGAGGGGGCGGATAGGGAAGCCATTGATGTGTACGAAGACGTAAAGTACAaagcaaagggaaaaaagagataGACTGCGCAGGTGTGAGTATGATATTCTCAGTATTGCACAAAGAGATCCAGAGAACTTACCTTGAATTGGGGGTGTTTAAACTTACCGAACTTACCTGTGTGACGCTGTCGAATAAAAAAGTCACCCGAGCATTTGTGTATGCGTTAAGTAGTTATATGAGTTCAAATATGGTCATAACCATATCGTGGTGGGCAGCGCGACGAGCTCTTCGAACGCTGAGGTGGGACAGTGCTTGTTTTGATGATCGGTGCGTCCTGCTCACTGGCAACCACTGCCACAAGCGCATTTGACGCGGAGTTTTCAGGTAGCTCGGTAACTTTGAAGTATTAAACGCCGGACCCGCGAAATGTCTCCACATCTACCCTCAGCTGTGGTCACGTCACCATCTAACTGCAGCCTAGAACCCGGCCCTTACTAGGGAAATAAGGAAACAATCGGATCCTCACTCTTCAGTACATCTCACATCCTACATGACGACGTATTGTCGATCATAAGTAAACCAAAAATGGCTTCGGAAACGTCGCTAGTGGCCAAGCTAGATACATTGGTCGCTGACGTCCTGGCTGACTGGAACATATACACGACTCTCATCGCGGGGACTATTATCACCTTTCTCATCTATTCGTTTGCTACGTCCAAGGAGCCAGACATTCACCCATTCTTGCTGGCCCGTCAGTCAACAGCCTTCCCCGTCCGTCAGCCTGGCGAATCTGCCGCCTACCGCAGCCTTGAGACCCCACACGGATTTCCCCTTCGGTCCGGACTGAACGTCAAAGACCCCGGAGCACCGAAATGGACCGCTGGACGAAAAGGTGACTTGCGCGATGTCTGGAAAACTGCTGTTCGTGGAGCTGCAGAGGACGGCAAGTTATCTGGTAAACAGGGAAAGATCTATACTGTGCTGGGAAGAAGGGCGATAGAGCAGTCGTTGGAACAAGTAACGCAAGAGATCAATGTCATTGGATCTCTCCTGCAATCCTCCAAGGCTAAAACAGTTGCCGTCTGTCTTACAGACTCGGTTGAGCTTTTGGCCTCAATATTCGGTTAGAGCTCCTAGACCTGCGTGCGCCCTATGACTGCTTACTGACAGAAGCTCTGATACAGCCGGTGCTTTTTATGGGTTTAAGGTCATCCTTATTCCTCACAACCTTGACCCTAAGGATCTATCTACCCTCCTGCAGAAATCTCAGGCAGATGTATTGATTGCGGAGGCTGGCGCGCTTGATTTGTCTCTTGTAGCGAAGAGCAACGAGCAACTCTCTCAGGTTATCTGGGTTGCGAAGCTTGGTAGTAGGCATATGGACTGGAATGATGTACCTGGTGACGTTAAAGGTACTTTAGAGGTTGCTGTCTGGCACGAGGTagtagaagagaagaaggacttggCTGGGCTTGATGTTCCCAGCTGGGAGCCGAATAGCCCCTCACCTTCCCTTACCACGGTTTGGCCATCCGCCACAGGACCAGGCGAGTTCATCGAGTATCAACCAGAGGTGGGAGTTCCTATCCTATACTGGTTCAAGGCTGACAGTATGACAGAACTTGATCTCGGCCATTGCTGGCTTGACTTATTCCTTACCTCGTAATGAGCGGTTTAACTCTAGTGATCTGGTGCTTTCGACTGACTCCCTCTCTCGCTCCTACCCATTATGCCAGGTCATGGCTGCTCTGTACTCGAATGCCTCCGTTGCACTGAACTCTGTCGCTGGGGAAAGTGTCGACTTCGCATTGGCTACCGTTGGAGTATCTCCGACTGTAGTTATTGCCTCATCTCGCACCATGTCCGATTACCACAACAAATTCATGGAGCCACACTCTGGTATCATTTCTTCCCTGGCTCGCTGGTTTGACGTGAGAAAGCTAGATGCTGGAGTCATGCCTTCTCATGGCATGTTCAGTCAGGTTGCCAACATTGGACCGATGGCTGAACTTTCACTCGACAAGCTTCGCCTCTTGTGTATCTCGCATCGTGCGGACGCCGATCCCAATGTTCGCCTTACCTCCGGACAGTTGACGGATTTGAAGATCTTTACTGGGGCTCGTGTGGTCTACGCCTTGACTGGTCCAGGCGTGGCCGGCGCTGTCTCTCAGACGAACGTGTTCGACTATAGGCGTTATCAGGGCCAGAACCACTTCGGAGCTCCTTTAAGTAGCGTTGAAATTGTTCTCACCGGTGTTTctgaagacaaggaaaacGAGGGACAGGTATGCGATACTGTTATAATGGACTTGCGCTACGTCTTTTCACTAAGCTAATGATTGTCCAACAGATTACTGTTTCCGGCCCTGCCGTTGTCCTTGAGAAAACCACCCTGACGGCGCAAGGCCGCATCCGTGACGATAACACATTAGAGTTGTGCTAAATCGCGAATTCGCGCAACAACATCTGATCGTTTTTAGCGTTGACCTCGCGGCTGCATGACTTACGTTACCGGCTGATTTCGGTTGCACTTTTTGTATGGAGAATTAAATTGCCTCTATCCATTTCGATGCTGAAGTACCCCAAACATGTCAGGCGCAGCGGTATATTTTGCCGAAGGAGAAAATAGCTCATTTTCAAATTGAGATAACATACAGCTCCAAATGATTCTAAGTGGTAATATACAGTTCATAGACAATGTGTAGAAAGAAACTAGGCTTTAAGCCTGATGCAAAAGGTGACTCTGCTCAAGACCCGACGTTGGCCGTTGCACAGCTTTCTCGGGTGCAgccttcttctggttcgCAATCAAAGTTCCCAGCTCATTCACGCGTGTCTTCAAGCCCGGAGCGACAGACTTATCATTTGAAATGCCGTTGACTTTGAGGGCAAGCTTCATACCGTTGTAGATGGGCACGATCTTTTGCAGCACGTGGTCAACTTCGTGCCAATTCTTAGTGTCACGACTGAAGTTACCAAAAGACCAGCTGCCCAGGAGACGTTGAGCATAGGAACGGACCAGGTCACCTTCATCGTTGCCACCAAGCTCGTTAATGGCACGAGCAGCGCTGAGCTCAAGCAGGGTACCAATGACAAATGGCTTCCTCTTAGGGTCCAGCTGGAGGTTATGTTCGATGTGTTCGGGGGCTTCCATCAGGGAGACAAATTGCTTCGCCAATGTGAAAGCCTTCGACACCTCGGGATCCTTGAACTCCCCTCTTTGGGCCTTGCGGTGGAGTTCGAAGAAAATGCGCTGTACAATATTCACATTGTTGAGACGAAGACCAGTCCGCTCGCTCTGCTTCGCGGCTTCGAGAATAATACCAAGAGCATCAGCCTGGCCAGCCCGGCGCACCAACCACTCCCAACGGTCGGTCTTAATGACACGATGTGACATCCGTAATCCGGACAAGAAAGGGATCAAGTTCTGCCAATCCTTTGTCGTCTGCATGAGTGTGACAACATCCAcgatttccttcttcgtTGGCCTTGATTGCGGGTCCATAGGGCGGAGCAGGAATggctcttcatcctcgccaaCGGATACGCTGACGGGCTCCTCCTCCAGACGGTCGGCATACTTCTGACGAAACATTAACCTCCTTTGCTGCGTGCCTAGTCCGAACGGTATGAAGAGTTCTTCGCGGAAACGGTTGAGGGCCTGGTCCAGCTCGGCGGAGGAAGTCGGGGAAAAGGTCGGGATGGCTGCAATATAGAAGTTAGTTTGACGGCAACGAAGGATGACCAGCGAGCAATCGCACCATTTTTCGAGGAATAGCAACGCGTCTGTGTGAGAGTGCCAATGGATTGACGGAGGGTGCTGGAACTTTGGCCGCGGAAGAGCCTTCCAATGGCGTTTTGCGCCATTTTATTGAATGTATACAGGGCTCGGGAGTATTTGAACGTAATGGATTTTCCTAGAGAACCCTCCtagagaaaagcaaaacccGCTTGTACAAACTTAAAGATTAGATCAACACAACGTGAAGCGCAAGCTGGTCCGCGGCGGCAGAAAAGTTCCTGGAGTCGAGTTCTGGACGTTGACCCAAACAGGTAATTTGAGGCTTGGCGGAAATTCTGCCGGTCCGCAAACTTCACGCTCGGAGGTCCGTCTGTTTCtcgcatctttctctttgccaGCTGCTCCGCGCACCACGATTcttgcagccatggcgaCCTTTTCACCAATCCTGCGGCAGCTGGGCTGCTTAAGGTCTATCGCGAAGCCCCAGTCATTGGTGTCGTCCCAAATCGCTCGCCGATCTCTCACGACTGTGTACACTCCGAAACAAGAGCCCGTACCTCTTCCGAGCAAATTGCCCAAGTCGTTCCTTTCTCAAATACCTCCTCGCCAGCAGCCTACCAATGGTATATCTTGCGCCTTCTGCTCCACCCCCGTGGCTGCTGTAAGATGGCTAATACATCCCTGAACAGGCCGCAAGAAGCTCAAAGTCTACCCGGCTCCGCCTTCAAGCCGCACGGTTTGCAAAGACCCCGTGGCAGCAGTGACAGAATCTCAATTGACAGCCCTTGATCCCACTGGTGAACGCAAAGCACTTTTCGACTACAGAAGAAACCCACGTAGCGTGAAGGTCGGCGATATTTTGCGCGTGACCTTTAAGAACGGTGACCCATTCTCCGGCGTTTGTCTTAGCATTCGTCTGCGCGGCATTGACACTACGTTCCTGCTTCGTAATGAGCTCACTAGAGTCGGTGTTGAGATGTGGGTGAAGGTTTTCAGTCCCAACGTTGAAAGCGTGGAAATCGTACAGAGGacagagaagaggaagagaagagccaGGTTGTACTACATGAGGTGTGTATATGGCTTATTGTTGGGAGCTTGGTGTGTTCTATCTGTGCTTGACTTTTGCTAACATACTTTGTTTCACCCCCTATAGACAACCCAGACACGATATGCGCAGCGTTGAGAACATCGTCTCGAACTACCTCCGACAGAAGTCTGCTCTTTCTGGCCAGAGAGGACAGGGAGGACGCGGTCGTGGACAGAAACGGCGTCGTTAAACGGCCGCTGCTCATTTGGAGTTTTGCATTTGGCGACTGTATTATTACTTGTATATGGCCATTGACGTTTACTGATTTATTATTTCTTGTAACCTTGGATAGAGATCAATATAGGGTATGTTCTTGGAAGAAACTAGGaattataataaaattatcGACATTGATGGATATTATGCTGGTGCACGGGACTCGATTTTGGCGGGGTCTGTTGATTCTCTCGTTAACATCAGCCTTCCTTGAGATGCCAACTAAATTCTGCTACCCCACAATCGTCTTTTTGGGTTGTAACTGATGTTCTTTAGGGGAAAATGTTTGACAACATGCCTCCCTATAATTATACACCACTGCCGCCGGGACAGAACACCATTCGCATGCTTCGCCTATTACCGCACAAAGACCGGACTGCTCCAATTAAATGTGAGCTCATTGAGCACCCTCTCAAAGAACGCAAGGGGCAAGCCTACGAAGCCCTATCGTATGTTTGGGGTTCCACAGAGAATCCCTCCTCGATATATGTCAACAGCTACGCCTTGGAAGTCACGTCCAACTTGCATGCCGCGCTGTCGCGCCTTCGATATCAACGGTTTTCGAGACTGCTGTGGGTCGATGCTATATGTATTGACCAAAAAAGCAATGTagagaaagagcagcagATTCAATTGATGGCTAATATCTATGGAAAAGCTGAAAATGTTATCGTTTggcttggagaagaggagaatgataGCACTCTGACGCTGGCGAGGTTACAAGTTGCTGCGGAAGGCGAGAGTCTGCTGGTAGACTTCAACGATACAGCACTTATAGCACTCTTAGAACGTCCTTGGTTCCGACGGGTATGGGTAAGGGAAAGCACTGAGCGAGGGTTATATATTGGGGAACCTGATTAACAAGATTACAGGTTCTTCAAGAGGTTGGAGTTGCTCGGTCGGTCCTGGTCAAATGTGGCCCTATGGAGATGAATGGCTACGCATTTTCCTCAGGTGTGCGCGGCATAGAGGCCTTAGATGATAGATGTCCAAGGCTGCAGAGCTTGATCAATTCCGTACGCCCAGTCACTTATCTATTAGGAAGAGCAATATTCCGCCCGGGTTACGGAGGAATGTACAAGAGAGGACGCCCTCTGGGCGAGTTGCTCGATATGTATCATTCCCACAAGGCCACCATACGCCATGATAAAgtgtttgctcttcttggTATGTGCTGCGATGACCTAGAGGCAGTGGGCTTGTTGCCTCACTATGAGATCCCTTGGGAGGTCCTCTTCCGGCGAATAATTAGGCACGTTCTGTCGCAAAGCGTGTCGATCGAAACTTGGCCTGATAAGGAGTTAGCGTTGATCAAGGGCATGGGTTATAGCCTAGGGAGGGTTTCTGCGGCGTACGGAGATAAGTCTCGATTTGACAGACAGCATGTGCACATTGACTTGAACAACTCGATGCAATCGCTTCAATACACCAAGAACCCGAGAAGTCGCTGCAATCACAGCATCAAACCAGGCACCGTTACATGGACCGTACGGGTCTCAGCACAACCCGTAAAGCCTGGAGATGTTGTCTGTCTCTTACAAGGGGCGTCAAAACCAAGCATCGTCAGGCCATTCGACGATTATTTTGATATCATTATAATAGGCGTAACTCCTTTATATATCGCAAATGGCGAAACCTTTCAACCAGACGAATCTTTAACATCAGATAATCCAGACCCCCTGGACGAAATGGGACGGGGACTTAGGTGCGACAGTCTCCGGGAGCTTTTGCTCGTATGGAACTGGGACCGATCCTCGGACCATCTGAACCAAGGTGAAGCAGTTACAACACCAAGTATCAATGACTTGGTACCCGGGGTTCTGAAAACCGAATCGGATCAAGCCAAAAGAGTATATGATGTGGCAGCCATGCTATTACGAAGCATAGAGGGCACTCCAGAATCTAATTGGCGAAAATAGATAGATACTCTGTGCAACAATGTTGGAAGCCTAAGGCGATATAGATGCTTGAACCGAGATTGTTCTCCTTATTCTACAGGACATATCCTATACACCTTGTGATGTCCAGTCTATGGTTGGCATGTTATTTCCTGCCATCTTTACTTAGGCTCTGATTGGGCCGGTAGTCAGCCGAATGCTGTACGTGTTCCTCATGACAGATAGAATGCCAACTAATGTAGTTAAGGATAGGTTATCAGAAGAAGGACACCCTTCGTCGGTTGCTACTCAAGATTAATATGGCGTATCCACCCTCTCGCTGTCCACAGATGTTGGACTTATACTTTATTACCCCAACCtttccaacttcttctccaacttcttcatcagGCAGGATCGGCACCGCCGTCATGGATTTTCCACCTATTATTCCTTGTGAAACTCTTGCCCATTATTTTCGGCCTTTGTCCGAACACTTGTCGCATTACCCAATCGTGTCGTAACAGAACAGCTTTGTCTCGTATGCAATAGTCCGGCTTTATTCCGAGCGGTCTT is a window from the Aspergillus oryzae RIB40 DNA, chromosome 6 genome containing:
- a CDS encoding Hid1 family protein (proteins containing regions of low-complexity), which codes for MGASESKLVFKQGIFRLSEEKDIPADDPYWARFWELPESTEDVFSLFTPADIRRTRDNALSNFETLLLSVTSRLSILKNHPSFPDPELAPDRDALNCIRILTRILPFVYEAEHLEDWEDKFFWGRRKKKTREAQVAAEILFDEAQAEEPRTSPGPNDYEEVKPLAEELIDTLVDLLFYTDFTIPKLPTTKSKVSYSIWQSGTIKYNPASWRVPYDHVVWKDPKQILVIYCLQFLLVLLLYPIPEDGRGAAPKNYYRHYFGRLHRPQDFQFLVDGMTRILNQPMQATNSYLPGSQKTVKWAPEMMMLFWEALQCNKRFRSFIIDSNRSHDFVILCIFYAIVYKSDPSQQGVVRMCIFITQTMSVEPNFGKSLNKKFEAQETLPQSIRIPGFRGSYADYLIMSVHTLITGSKGKLTAVYPALLAIINNIAAYVENLSPAACSKLLQLFSSMSAPSFLLANETNHALLSSVLESINALLEHQFTRNSFLVYAILKHRRRFEAVQEFTLESGQQEIERQSERRKSEGGSYDFVSSPVLSATEDDPHTASGARSPLGRIPEEHSPFAIGGDDSDDEREEQKTPAQSSPSVQSSRRPSISSAVDESVPLQLRGMSEKARGKMPAGQPSFSRQNSMTSQSSMSAAFPTAPNGFTPTVAWLESWLPDLPLHTILTIISAIMPHIPESALQSTSSPEARTLINNLPSFAEEPMIQSIISEPPPTRVHSFEWSALSMGWYESLLWGFIFSSEMVVGSASGATPGTVGVWNGTGVKLFKVQEAAAQGPTLLAPKGAVDAVGSNLVQRIGNLSLRRASTQDSQNSSRAPSVREV
- a CDS encoding HET domain-containing protein (predicted protein) — protein: MFDNMPPYNYTPLPPGQNTIRMLRLLPHKDRTAPIKCELIEHPLKERKGQAYEALSYVWGSTENPSSIYVNSYALEVTSNLHAALSRLRYQRFSRLLWVDAICIDQKSNVEKEQQIQLMANIYGKAENVIVWLGEEENDSTLTLARLQVAAEGESLLVDFNDTALIALLERPWFRRVWVCAA
- a CDS encoding uncharacterized protein (predicted protein), whose translation is MAQNAIGRLFRGQSSSTLRQSIGTLTQTRCYSSKNAIPTFSPTSSAELDQALNRFREELFIPFGLGTQQRRLMFRQKYADRLEEEPVSVSVGEDEEPFLLRPMDPQSRPTKKEIVDVVTLMQTTKDWQNLIPFLSGLRMSHRVIKTDRWEWLVRRAGQADALGIILEAAKQSERTGLRLNNVNIVQRIFFELHRKAQRGEFKDPEVSKAFTLAKQFVSLMEAPEHIEHNLQLDPKRKPFVIGTLLELSAARAINELGGNDEGDLVRSYAQRLLGSWSFGNFSRDTKNWHEVDHVLQKIVPIYNGMKLALKVNGISNDKSVAPGLKTRVNELGTLIANQKKAAPEKAVQRPTSGLEQSHLLHQA
- a CDS encoding mitochondrial 54S ribosomal protein bL19m (predicted protein); protein product: MATFSPILRQLGCLRSIAKPQSLVSSQIARRSLTTVYTPKQEPVPLPSKLPKSFLSQIPPRQQPTNGRKKLKVYPAPPSSRTVCKDPVAAVTESQLTALDPTGERKALFDYRRNPRSVKVGDILRVTFKNGDPFSGVCLSIRLRGIDTTFLLRNELTRVGVEMWVKVFSPNVESVEIVQRTEKRKRRARLYYMRQPRHDMRSVENIVSNYLRQKSALSGQRGQGGRGRGQKRRR
- a CDS encoding uncharacterized protein (predicted protein): MASETSLVAKLDTLVADVLADWNIYTTLIAGTIITFLIYSFATSKEPDIHPFLLARQSTAFPVRQPGESAAYRSLETPHGFPLRSGLNVKDPGAPKWTAGRKGDLRDVWKTAVRGAAEDGKLSGKQGKIYTVLGRRAIEQSLEQVTQEINVIGSLLQSSKAKTVAVCLTDSVELLASIFAGAFYGFKVILIPHNLDPKDLSTLLQKSQADVLIAEAGALDLSLVAKSNEQLSQVIWVAKLGSRHMDWNDVPGDVKGTLEVAVWHEVVEEKKDLAGLDVPSWEPNSPSPSLTTVWPSATGPGEFIEYQPENLISAIAGLTYSLPRNERFNSSDLVLSTDSLSRSYPLCQVMAALYSNASVALNSVAGESVDFALATVGVSPTVVIASSRTMSDYHNKFMEPHSGIISSLARWFDVRKLDAGVMPSHGMFSQVANIGPMAELSLDKLRLLCISHRADADPNVRLTSGQLTDLKIFTGARVVYALTGPGVAGAVSQTNVFDYRRYQGQNHFGAPLSSVEIVLTGVSEDKENEGQITVSGPAVVLEKTTLTAQGRIRDDNTLELC
- a CDS encoding uncharacterized protein (predicted protein); this encodes MASLSAPSTPRAASSPVATSDESRTPGKWRHPQLNEIVRRQNAGTFGDSNIKRVLWNGAALLATWIFGNTFKSYSLRLEESSQYSTYPDLSLLVLQLIFVLNILVALYPLIRPKDNLSDIPLTPTQRALLGLDPSATAPPTPGSTYITPPKYRLSGSRAASPASRSASPLSTSASASGRRVSSGALFSPSTSPLLHKAVSNGGRENGRRPSFGSPSPLGRSSPFRESSFRESSFGSSMGPATPSPVGGKRVNLGLSNKWLYERSRRLSASNGSL